Genomic segment of Steroidobacter denitrificans:
GCGTGCATTGCTGCAGGATCTGCAAAAGGCCAAGCCGGCAAGCGCGAAGGGTGTCTACCTGAGGAGAATCAGCCTGTCCTCGACCATGGGGCCCGGCGTTCCGGTGGAGCAGGCGAGCCTGTCCCTGTAGAACCGCGTGGCAAGACCGCATCGACGAGCGTACTCGTCGAATGTTTTTTGATTGATGCAGGGCGGATCGACGAATCCTGCCGGCAACAGGCCGGCGGATTCCGAAGTCCGCCATCATCGAAGACCGCAGGCGGACGCAAGTCCTTAATGCATGCCTGCGCAGATGGTGTTACCCGAATCGGAATCCCCGGCGTCGACGGCGCGAAGGGGTTCGGCTGAAGGGCGCCGTCACAGGCCGGCGACGTCGATGCGCCGCCGGCCGGGACGAACGTGCTGGATGTGCGTTCGAGTGTTCAATGCTCTTCACGCCAGGAGGAATCATGGCGCTCAGACTCGATGACAAGAAGGCGTTGGTCGCCGAGGTCAACGCGGTTGCGGCAACGGCGCATTCCGTGATCGCCGCGGAGTACCGCGGCTTGACGGTGACGCAGATGACGGATCTGCGTGCCAAGGCGCGCTCTTCGGGGGTCTACCTGCGAGTCGTGAAGAATTCGCTGGCCCGCAGGGCGATCGCCGGCACTCCATTCGAGTGCGTCGGCGACAGCCTGAAAGGTCCGCTGGTTCTCGCGTTCTCCAGGGAAGATCCCGGCTCGGCCGCCCGCCTTGTCAGGGACTTTTCCAAGAGCAACGACAAGCTCGTACCGATCGCGGTATCGATCGGCGGGGTGTCGTTGCCCGGGAAGGATCTGGACAAGGTTGCCAGCCTGCCTACCTTGGATGCGGCTCGTGCCACTTTGCTGGGGACGCTGCAGGCGCCCGCCGGCCAGCTGGTACGTCTGGTTGCCGAACCGCACACCAGGCTGGTTCGCGCGCTCGCCGCCGTCAAGGACAAGTTGGAAGCTTCCGCATGACGCCCGGCCGCCGCACGGCGGCCGGCGGCCTGCCAAGCTGATGACCATGCTGAATACGATTTTTGGGTAATGCACAGTTTCGGGAGTTCAATGTAATGGCTGTTACGAAAGAAGAACTGATCGACGCCCTGTCCAACCTCAAGGTGCTGGATGTGGTCGACCTCATCAAGGCCCTCGAGGAGAAGTGGGGCGTGAGCGCGGCGGCACCAGTCGCCGTGGCGGCGGTGGGCGCGGCTGCGGCTGCGGCACCGGCTGCCGAGGAACAGACCGAGTTCAACGTCACCATGACCAGCTTCGGCGCCAACAAGGTCGGCGTCATCAAGGTCATCCGCGAG
This window contains:
- the rplJ gene encoding 50S ribosomal protein L10, which translates into the protein MALRLDDKKALVAEVNAVAATAHSVIAAEYRGLTVTQMTDLRAKARSSGVYLRVVKNSLARRAIAGTPFECVGDSLKGPLVLAFSREDPGSAARLVRDFSKSNDKLVPIAVSIGGVSLPGKDLDKVASLPTLDAARATLLGTLQAPAGQLVRLVAEPHTRLVRALAAVKDKLEASA
- the rplL gene encoding 50S ribosomal protein L7/L12, translated to MAVTKEELIDALSNLKVLDVVDLIKALEEKWGVSAAAPVAVAAVGAAAAAAPAAEEQTEFNVTMTSFGANKVGVIKVIREITGLGLKEAKDLVEGVPSSVKEGVPKADAEAIKKKLEEAGAVAEIK